A genomic stretch from Paraburkholderia dioscoreae includes:
- a CDS encoding spermine/spermidine synthase domain-containing protein yields the protein MLKIGKRNPNRPLVVENDQVVSLYFDARGVQSTMLRHDPYALALGYTRTMMGFLLLKPTPSRISMIGLGGGSLAKYCYRHLPDTAITAIEINPDVVALRDRFHVPRDDGRFTVVCADGAQYVAVPGHRPDVLLVDGFNADGLPARLGSSAFYDACRRRLSDDGVLVANLVTDEPDFHRYLRSLWEAFAGAVALAPSEGSEHNVTVFAWKGAGGLPSFTAMLDRARALQARHALNLHATATRIEYGKKFNWSRYERTA from the coding sequence ATGCTCAAGATAGGAAAGAGAAATCCGAACCGGCCATTGGTCGTTGAAAACGACCAGGTTGTGTCGTTGTACTTTGATGCGCGTGGCGTGCAGAGCACGATGTTGCGGCACGATCCCTATGCTCTCGCATTGGGCTATACGCGGACCATGATGGGATTCCTTTTGCTGAAGCCCACGCCCAGCAGAATTTCCATGATCGGTCTGGGCGGCGGTTCGCTGGCGAAATACTGTTATCGCCATTTGCCGGACACTGCCATCACCGCGATCGAAATCAATCCCGATGTCGTCGCGCTGCGTGACCGGTTTCACGTGCCGCGCGACGACGGGCGTTTCACAGTGGTCTGCGCAGATGGTGCGCAGTACGTCGCCGTGCCGGGTCACCGGCCCGACGTGCTGCTGGTCGACGGCTTCAATGCCGACGGCCTGCCGGCCAGGTTGGGCAGTAGCGCGTTTTATGACGCCTGTCGCCGCAGATTGAGCGACGATGGCGTGCTGGTGGCCAATCTGGTGACTGACGAACCCGACTTCCACCGCTACCTCCGCTCGCTCTGGGAGGCCTTTGCCGGCGCGGTTGCTCTGGCGCCCTCGGAAGGGAGTGAGCACAACGTCACTGTTTTTGCGTGGAAAGGAGCGGGCGGACTTCCGTCATTCACAGCGATGCTCGATCGGGCGCGTGCGCTTCAGGCGCGGCACGCGTTGAATCTTCACGCCACGGCCACGCGCATTGAATACGGCAAAAAATTCAACTGGAGCCGATATGAACGGACAGCTTGA
- the fabZ gene encoding 3-hydroxyacyl-ACP dehydratase FabZ has product MSTDKINLDIHKILTLLPHRYPILLVDRVLELEPHKRIKALKNVSINEPYFMGHFPSRPVMPGVLILEALAQAAALLTFSEEPHDPVNTLYLFVGIDNARFKRVVEPGDQLILNATFERHMRGIWKFKACAEVDGAVAASADLICTVRSTDADAR; this is encoded by the coding sequence ATGAGCACCGACAAAATCAACCTCGACATCCACAAGATTCTCACGCTACTGCCGCATCGCTATCCGATTCTGCTCGTGGATCGGGTGCTCGAACTCGAGCCGCACAAGCGCATCAAGGCGCTGAAGAACGTATCGATCAACGAGCCGTACTTCATGGGGCACTTCCCGAGCCGTCCCGTGATGCCGGGCGTGCTGATCCTCGAAGCGCTCGCGCAGGCCGCGGCGCTGCTGACGTTCTCTGAAGAACCGCATGATCCCGTCAACACGCTGTACCTGTTCGTCGGCATCGACAATGCGCGCTTCAAACGCGTGGTCGAGCCGGGCGATCAGCTGATCCTGAACGCAACGTTCGAGCGGCATATGCGCGGCATCTGGAAGTTCAAGGCCTGCGCGGAAGTGGATGGTGCGGTTGCGGCGTCGGCCGATCTGATCTGCACAGTCCGGAGCACGGATGCGGATGCGCGCTAG
- a CDS encoding ribbon-helix-helix protein, CopG family, with amino-acid sequence METKSARLTILIDPVKKEAFEKLCAAQDLTPSQVVRQLIRDYLEQHGVSYKTKSAIGARPRRKTA; translated from the coding sequence ATGGAAACGAAAAGCGCTCGGCTCACGATTTTAATCGATCCCGTGAAGAAGGAAGCGTTCGAGAAACTGTGCGCAGCGCAGGATCTGACGCCCTCGCAGGTGGTTCGGCAATTGATCCGCGATTACCTTGAGCAGCACGGTGTTAGCTACAAGACAAAGAGCGCCATTGGTGCGCGTCCGCGCCGCAAAACTGCTTGA
- a CDS encoding HPr family phosphocarrier protein — protein sequence MVEASIQINGRWGLNGHESARLAVSAARFASDIVCMANGRSVNAKDVMSIMSLRVKRGTLVRILITGPDEIAALEALSAVLHAQASS from the coding sequence TTGGTCGAGGCATCGATTCAGATAAATGGCCGGTGGGGGCTGAACGGGCACGAATCGGCGAGGCTCGCGGTGAGTGCTGCGCGGTTCGCCAGCGATATCGTCTGCATGGCGAACGGCCGGTCCGTTAACGCCAAGGACGTCATGTCCATCATGTCCCTTCGGGTGAAGCGGGGCACGCTCGTACGCATCCTGATCACGGGGCCCGACGAAATCGCCGCGCTGGAGGCTCTGTCCGCGGTTCTGCATGCGCAGGCGTCCTCCTGA
- a CDS encoding Csu type fimbrial protein, with protein MKMLKIAVLTLAISACASANADPTCTVSASGVAFGNYNPLANANADGTGSVSVTCTGSATVTYTIGASTGSGAYLARKLVSGSQTLNYNVYVDNTRTTIWGDGSSGTSLLSGNVVATSGGAAQASTVYGRISSGQATASVGSYSDILTVTVTY; from the coding sequence ATGAAAATGCTCAAGATTGCAGTACTGACATTGGCGATATCTGCCTGCGCGAGCGCCAACGCAGACCCCACCTGCACGGTTTCAGCGAGCGGAGTGGCGTTTGGAAATTACAATCCGCTCGCGAATGCCAACGCTGACGGTACGGGTTCAGTGAGTGTGACTTGCACCGGTTCCGCAACCGTGACGTACACGATCGGTGCTTCTACGGGGAGCGGAGCCTATCTGGCCAGGAAACTGGTGTCAGGCAGTCAGACGCTTAACTACAACGTTTATGTCGACAACACCCGAACGACGATCTGGGGCGATGGAAGCTCGGGCACCAGTTTACTTTCCGGAAACGTCGTTGCGACGTCTGGAGGAGCCGCCCAGGCATCCACTGTGTATGGGCGTATTTCCTCCGGTCAGGCAACAGCGAGTGTTGGATCGTACAGCGACATATTGACTGTGACGGTCACGTATTGA
- a CDS encoding polyhydroxyalkanoate granule-associated phasin, translating into MTLSTFHSPLAELSATWLQAVTEAGEMFAATAQVVGHRTTRMALAGPIPSERDRSEFSLMGREKKEAASESLQALGLGFLNLAMAVAVDTGNHVWATSAAAVALASSQSPSQWLERQTALNGLAANAPANPLRLANMAARVMQKSLTPIHHRATANAKRLGAL; encoded by the coding sequence ATGACGCTGTCTACATTCCATTCTCCCCTTGCAGAGCTGTCCGCTACCTGGTTGCAGGCCGTCACGGAGGCCGGCGAGATGTTTGCCGCTACTGCGCAGGTGGTGGGGCATCGCACGACACGCATGGCGCTTGCGGGCCCTATTCCGAGTGAGCGCGATCGGAGCGAATTCAGTCTGATGGGCCGAGAGAAGAAAGAGGCGGCATCGGAATCGCTTCAGGCTCTTGGACTCGGCTTTTTGAATCTTGCTATGGCGGTAGCCGTTGATACAGGCAACCACGTGTGGGCTACGTCTGCCGCTGCCGTCGCGCTCGCGTCCAGCCAATCGCCGTCACAGTGGCTTGAGCGCCAGACAGCCCTGAACGGACTCGCGGCTAACGCGCCGGCCAACCCATTGCGCCTCGCAAACATGGCCGCCCGCGTGATGCAGAAGAGTCTTACCCCTATTCACCATCGTGCAACCGCCAACGCGAAGCGTCTGGGTGCACTTTGA
- a CDS encoding fimbria/pilus outer membrane usher protein → MRSLNSGLACGLLLSVMMSDLHAQTSAPVITPEVVAVTVNGNEVADFASVLRTGDGKIFIASQLLPVVRLSMTNAEVLHISGNEYCRIDNLPDTHVAFDDATQTLRIVASGSAFNGSTASIGGQPRRNVQAPAVGGYLNYDLTYSRSAVYRNFGALLDANVFGLAGGEFQYREIYRQTAGINSLYRLDTRYVRDFPDSIATLTLGDSTTVSSNWSNQVYFGGIQYNTNFSIRPDVIPTPLPTLSGVAQAPSTVNIYVDSVLRASTNVNSGPFALSNVPVFTGQGNVQMVVEDALGRQQVISQPFINSPLMLREGTHAGSFEAGLQRENYGLASSRYADGFVSGTYRYGFRYVTAETHAEATARNQDVGVGSTIPLFNFVVLTASVAGSMSQYGSGALVQVQLSHQSPGFGISVSDTVTTRNYWQLGYGSNNRPASHEFLAQGSISLGPRISFSLSYLNDANRDLPNIEAVATGLTFDMRRYGSLSLSVSKALSSIRTLTAGALWVIPYGHQSVATSQINFGAHDTTANLEVFRAPDLEGGWGYRARTTFINDDSQDVGVSYLSKLGQIELGANHIAGQFNEQAEATGGIAMLGGIVRPTRWIDGSFAMAEVPLRQTVDVYSNNRVIGHTDGSGIAMLPNLVAYEENRIRLDDAAIPLDVALDLSERIVTPPQKGGYLIRFEAKKVTGATIILVDEHNQPIPAGAVVGAEGQASQQVARNGEVFMPDIVLPASVTATWGAKRCTAKALAPASPIVLPTVGPFVCGE, encoded by the coding sequence ATGCGGAGTCTGAATAGCGGACTCGCATGCGGCCTACTGCTTTCGGTGATGATGTCGGACCTCCATGCGCAAACCAGCGCGCCGGTCATTACGCCTGAGGTTGTCGCTGTCACGGTCAACGGCAACGAGGTTGCAGACTTCGCAAGTGTGCTCAGGACCGGCGACGGCAAGATCTTTATTGCCAGCCAACTGCTCCCCGTAGTCCGCTTGAGCATGACCAACGCCGAGGTTCTGCACATTAGCGGGAATGAATACTGCCGCATCGACAATCTGCCCGATACGCACGTGGCGTTTGACGATGCGACCCAGACCCTTCGCATCGTGGCGAGCGGCTCGGCGTTCAACGGGAGCACTGCCAGCATAGGTGGACAGCCGCGTCGTAATGTACAGGCGCCGGCCGTCGGCGGGTATCTGAATTACGATCTGACTTACAGTAGATCCGCCGTTTATCGTAATTTTGGTGCGCTCCTCGACGCAAATGTGTTTGGCCTCGCCGGTGGAGAGTTCCAATATCGGGAGATTTATCGGCAGACGGCCGGGATCAATTCTCTTTACCGGCTGGATACGAGATATGTCAGAGATTTTCCCGATTCGATTGCCACGCTGACACTGGGCGATTCCACGACGGTTTCGAGCAACTGGTCAAATCAGGTTTACTTCGGCGGAATACAGTACAACACCAACTTTTCGATTCGGCCCGATGTCATCCCGACACCGTTGCCAACGCTTTCTGGTGTTGCGCAAGCGCCGTCAACCGTGAACATCTACGTCGACAGCGTGCTGCGCGCGTCGACCAATGTGAATAGCGGGCCTTTCGCGCTGAGCAATGTCCCTGTTTTCACAGGGCAAGGCAATGTGCAGATGGTCGTCGAGGATGCGCTTGGACGGCAGCAGGTCATCTCCCAGCCGTTTATAAACAGCCCGCTTATGTTGCGGGAGGGCACCCATGCAGGATCGTTCGAGGCGGGTTTGCAGCGCGAAAACTACGGTCTTGCGAGCAGCCGCTATGCGGACGGCTTCGTTTCCGGCACCTATCGCTATGGGTTCAGATATGTGACTGCCGAAACACATGCCGAAGCCACCGCCCGGAATCAGGACGTGGGTGTTGGATCGACTATTCCTCTATTCAATTTCGTGGTTCTGACTGCCAGCGTGGCCGGCAGCATGTCGCAGTATGGTTCGGGTGCTCTGGTCCAGGTGCAGTTATCACATCAGTCACCCGGCTTTGGCATTTCTGTCAGCGACACGGTCACCACCAGGAATTACTGGCAACTCGGATACGGTAGCAATAATCGCCCCGCTTCGCATGAATTCCTGGCACAGGGAAGCATTTCGCTCGGCCCCCGCATCTCCTTTTCTCTTAGCTATCTGAACGATGCAAATCGTGATTTGCCGAACATCGAGGCGGTAGCGACTGGCCTGACATTCGACATGCGCCGTTACGGCAGCCTGTCGCTGAGCGTCAGCAAGGCGTTGTCGAGTATACGGACGCTGACAGCCGGCGCGCTGTGGGTTATTCCGTACGGGCATCAATCGGTCGCAACCAGTCAGATTAATTTCGGTGCTCATGATACGACGGCAAACCTTGAGGTTTTCCGGGCACCAGATCTCGAGGGCGGCTGGGGATATCGTGCACGTACCACTTTCATCAACGACGATTCGCAGGATGTCGGCGTGTCCTATCTGAGCAAGCTCGGGCAAATCGAGCTTGGTGCCAACCATATCGCCGGCCAGTTCAACGAGCAGGCTGAAGCGACAGGCGGAATTGCGATGCTCGGAGGCATTGTGCGGCCCACACGGTGGATCGATGGCAGTTTCGCAATGGCCGAAGTTCCGCTCAGGCAAACCGTCGACGTCTATTCGAATAACCGGGTGATTGGTCACACGGACGGCAGCGGCATTGCCATGCTTCCCAACCTGGTTGCCTATGAAGAGAACCGTATTCGCCTTGACGACGCAGCAATTCCGCTGGACGTGGCGCTCGATCTCTCGGAACGGATAGTGACTCCGCCGCAGAAGGGCGGATACCTGATCAGGTTTGAGGCGAAGAAAGTGACAGGCGCAACGATTATCCTGGTTGACGAACACAATCAGCCAATCCCTGCGGGCGCAGTTGTTGGCGCCGAGGGTCAGGCAAGCCAGCAAGTCGCTCGCAATGGCGAGGTGTTTATGCCAGATATTGTGCTACCAGCCAGTGTGACCGCGACCTGGGGCGCGAAGCGTTGCACGGCAAAGGCACTGGCGCCTGCTTCACCCATCGTGCTCCCGACGGTTGGTCCTTTTGTTTGCGGCGAATGA
- the rpoD gene encoding RNA polymerase sigma factor RpoD, which yields MTKRAVKRQALDVAAGDLNMQDGHAGITVAGQAAAITTQPANVSKQDVAPHAGAANGTVLPRAASRRTKANTRVHAAIASLPDESSGENESGRADLRALIKLGTERGFVIRGEISDCLPERLAQPDAIENVIRAFSEMGIAVFEQAPDAESMILHDRAAVSADDQIEEEAVTAISSVDAEFGRTTDPVRMYMREMGTTELLTRQGEIALARRIEEGRNGMIRAISSCPATIAEILAIADGVACGETAIDELVDGLIDPAATGTDGMTAVPEDSLDTASVFDDDQGDEDDDDTETEPADQYIETLKHDALAKFAKVADWFGQLRDAYETQGYGCARYRAAQAAIEAELMTIRFTARTIDRLCGALRLSADEVRTIEREIARIVVERCGVPRDTFVAHFRGNETHLAWARQLVAAGQPFSSVLERNLPAIDLEQEKLLALQQRVVLPLDEFREVCRALSASEAKTLRAKGEMIEANLRLVISIAKRYTNRGLLFLDLIQEGNIGLMRAVDKFEYRRGYKFSTYATWWIRQAVSRSIADQARTIRVPVHMIESLNKLKRISRQILQETGSEPDAALLAQRMEMQEQKVRAMLRIVREPVSLDASVGENDDTSIGDLIEDSTAILPDDAALHASMRDAISEALMTLTPREAKILRLRFGIESGRDHTLEELGEQFELTRERIRQIEVKALRKLRHPARSERLKSFLDEG from the coding sequence GTGACGAAGAGGGCGGTGAAAAGGCAGGCATTGGACGTGGCAGCAGGCGATCTCAACATGCAGGATGGACACGCCGGCATAACCGTTGCGGGTCAGGCAGCTGCAATCACGACACAACCGGCAAACGTCTCGAAGCAGGACGTGGCGCCGCACGCCGGGGCCGCGAACGGAACGGTCCTGCCGCGGGCAGCGTCACGTCGGACGAAAGCGAATACACGTGTGCATGCGGCGATCGCCTCGCTGCCGGACGAATCCAGCGGAGAAAATGAAAGCGGCCGCGCAGACCTGAGGGCGCTCATCAAGCTCGGAACCGAACGCGGTTTCGTCATTCGTGGAGAAATTAGCGATTGTTTGCCTGAGCGCCTCGCCCAACCGGACGCGATCGAGAACGTGATCAGAGCGTTCAGTGAAATGGGCATTGCCGTGTTCGAGCAGGCGCCGGACGCGGAGTCGATGATCCTGCACGATCGTGCTGCGGTTTCTGCCGACGACCAGATCGAGGAAGAGGCCGTAACGGCTATCTCGAGCGTGGACGCGGAGTTCGGCCGCACTACCGACCCTGTGCGCATGTATATGCGTGAAATGGGCACCACGGAACTCCTCACCCGTCAGGGCGAGATTGCCTTGGCGCGACGAATCGAAGAGGGTCGCAACGGCATGATCCGGGCCATCTCTTCGTGTCCGGCAACGATAGCGGAGATCCTGGCGATCGCTGACGGCGTCGCCTGCGGCGAAACGGCCATCGATGAGCTCGTCGACGGTCTGATCGATCCGGCTGCAACCGGCACGGACGGCATGACCGCGGTGCCGGAAGACTCACTCGACACCGCCTCTGTGTTCGACGACGACCAGGGCGACGAAGACGATGACGACACTGAAACCGAACCCGCCGATCAGTACATCGAGACGCTGAAACACGACGCGCTCGCGAAATTTGCGAAAGTGGCTGACTGGTTCGGTCAATTGCGGGACGCCTATGAAACGCAAGGCTACGGTTGCGCACGCTATCGCGCCGCACAGGCAGCGATCGAGGCTGAACTGATGACGATCCGTTTCACCGCGCGCACGATCGACCGTTTGTGCGGCGCACTGCGGCTATCCGCCGACGAGGTCCGAACCATCGAGCGCGAAATCGCGCGGATCGTAGTAGAGCGATGCGGCGTGCCGCGCGACACGTTTGTCGCGCATTTCCGCGGCAACGAGACCCACCTTGCATGGGCGCGGCAACTGGTTGCGGCGGGGCAACCGTTCAGCAGCGTGCTGGAACGAAACCTCCCGGCAATCGACCTGGAGCAGGAAAAGCTGCTTGCCCTGCAACAGCGGGTCGTGCTGCCGCTCGACGAGTTCCGCGAGGTCTGTCGCGCGCTGAGCGCAAGCGAGGCGAAAACTCTGCGCGCGAAAGGCGAAATGATCGAGGCGAATCTGCGGCTGGTGATCTCCATTGCCAAGCGCTATACGAATCGCGGACTGCTGTTTCTCGATCTGATCCAGGAAGGCAATATCGGGCTGATGCGCGCCGTGGACAAATTTGAATACCGTCGCGGGTATAAGTTCTCCACGTATGCGACCTGGTGGATCCGGCAGGCCGTCAGCCGGTCGATCGCCGATCAGGCGCGCACCATCCGGGTTCCCGTTCACATGATCGAGTCGCTCAACAAGCTCAAGCGGATTTCGCGCCAGATCCTGCAGGAGACGGGAAGTGAACCCGACGCCGCTCTCCTCGCGCAGCGAATGGAAATGCAGGAGCAGAAGGTTCGGGCGATGCTGCGAATCGTCAGGGAGCCGGTTTCTCTGGATGCGTCCGTCGGCGAAAACGACGACACGTCGATAGGCGACCTGATCGAAGACTCCACCGCCATCTTGCCCGACGACGCGGCGCTCCACGCCAGCATGCGCGACGCCATCAGCGAGGCGCTCATGACGCTGACGCCGCGCGAAGCCAAGATTTTGCGCCTGCGTTTCGGCATTGAGAGCGGCAGGGATCACACATTGGAAGAACTCGGAGAACAGTTCGAGTTGACCCGCGAGCGGATCCGTCAGATTGAAGTAAAGGCGCTGCGCAAGCTGCGGCACCCCGCCCGATCCGAACGCCTGAAGTCGTTTCTGGATGAAGGCTAG
- a CDS encoding fused MFS/spermidine synthase — protein MNHSHASFNAYMKFLAGPPADGKPVVLETANALSLHFDLLATQSFMSRRDPHKLVLGYTRTMMGFLLLKPTPSRISMIGLGGGSLAKFCYRHLPDTRIVAIEIDPAVIALRDTFHIPPDDERLEVICADGAEYVKGGAARPDVILVDGFLAHGMPAQLGNAAFYSACHSRLADDGVLVANFVEDDPLIPYYLEEARSAFADSLSIFMAEDSCNYTMFAWKGAPKLPSRDALLARARTLSTIHPLNLLATARRLKQGTSLAMNWRSERSPEPGEC, from the coding sequence ATGAATCACTCGCACGCTTCCTTCAACGCCTATATGAAGTTTCTGGCAGGGCCGCCAGCAGACGGTAAGCCCGTCGTGCTGGAAACGGCCAATGCGCTGTCGCTGCACTTCGACCTGCTGGCCACACAGAGCTTCATGTCCCGGCGCGATCCGCACAAACTCGTGCTCGGCTATACCCGGACAATGATGGGATTCCTTTTGCTGAAGCCCACTCCCAGCAGAATTTCCATGATCGGTCTGGGTGGAGGGTCGCTGGCCAAGTTCTGTTACCGGCATCTTCCGGACACACGGATAGTGGCCATCGAAATCGACCCCGCGGTCATCGCGCTGCGCGACACATTCCATATCCCCCCGGACGACGAGCGGCTCGAGGTGATCTGTGCGGACGGGGCGGAATACGTCAAGGGCGGCGCCGCACGCCCTGACGTGATTCTGGTGGATGGCTTTCTGGCACACGGCATGCCCGCGCAGTTGGGTAACGCTGCGTTTTACTCGGCATGCCACTCGCGGCTCGCGGACGATGGAGTGCTCGTCGCCAATTTCGTCGAGGACGATCCTCTCATTCCCTATTATCTGGAAGAAGCGCGTTCGGCGTTCGCTGACTCGCTCTCCATTTTTATGGCAGAGGATAGTTGCAACTACACGATGTTTGCATGGAAGGGGGCGCCGAAGCTTCCGTCCCGGGATGCGTTACTCGCACGTGCGCGCACCCTTTCGACGATACATCCGCTGAACCTGCTCGCGACCGCGCGTCGACTGAAGCAAGGCACGAGTCTCGCCATGAATTGGAGATCCGAACGGAGTCCGGAGCCGGGCGAATGCTGA
- a CDS encoding class I SAM-dependent methyltransferase, with product MTDPESVRICKAIDYDFAGRFGTPDGSFAVRAAEIDHLIMRWLEGHPDGVIVSLGEGLETQARRVDNGRMQWLTVDLPAAIEFRENFLKPSKRLHHIAANALDLAWADEIEPTADVFIVAQGLFMYLQPTAVKRLFADLAARFPKAELVFDVIPQWFSSLTMWGVMKTPCYLLPPMPWGIDADHIGACLGEWSSGIEAIKLLEYRAPRGWPKVMEDLLCVNPANKRYLPCLVHVTFA from the coding sequence TTGACAGACCCGGAAAGCGTTCGGATATGCAAGGCGATCGACTATGACTTTGCCGGCCGGTTCGGTACTCCGGACGGCTCGTTCGCCGTGCGGGCGGCCGAAATCGATCATCTGATCATGCGCTGGCTTGAGGGCCATCCCGACGGCGTGATCGTTTCGCTAGGTGAAGGCCTGGAAACACAGGCGCGCCGTGTCGATAATGGCCGGATGCAATGGCTCACGGTCGATCTTCCGGCAGCCATCGAGTTTCGCGAGAATTTTCTGAAGCCCTCGAAACGCCTTCACCACATCGCGGCGAATGCGCTCGACCTCGCGTGGGCCGATGAAATAGAGCCGACCGCCGACGTGTTCATAGTGGCACAAGGGCTGTTCATGTATCTCCAGCCTACGGCCGTAAAGCGCCTCTTTGCGGACCTGGCCGCCCGCTTTCCGAAAGCGGAACTCGTTTTCGACGTGATCCCGCAATGGTTTTCTTCGCTAACGATGTGGGGCGTCATGAAGACTCCTTGCTACCTCCTGCCTCCCATGCCGTGGGGTATTGACGCCGACCATATCGGCGCCTGTCTAGGCGAATGGTCTTCGGGCATTGAAGCGATCAAATTGCTCGAATACCGGGCACCGCGGGGCTGGCCGAAAGTAATGGAAGATCTGCTTTGCGTGAACCCGGCGAACAAAAGGTATCTTCCGTGTCTCGTGCATGTCACGTTTGCGTGA